The proteins below are encoded in one region of Hordeum vulgare subsp. vulgare chromosome 3H, MorexV3_pseudomolecules_assembly, whole genome shotgun sequence:
- the LOC123445368 gene encoding probable potassium transporter 2, with the protein MDAEAGAVAAAQELPWRQHYRNLLLLAYQSFGVVYGDLSTSPLYVYKSTFSGRLGQYQDEQTVYGVLSLIFWTFTLVPLLKYVIIVLSADDNGEGGPFALYSLLCRHAKLSLLPNQQAADEELSTYYRDGFAAQHGSSPWLRRFLEKHKTVKTGLLVVVLCAASMVIGDGVLTPAISVLSSMSGLQVRATGLQERSVVLLSCIVLVGLFSLQHRGTHKVAFMFAPIVIIWLLCIGGIGLYNIVHWNPKIYQAISPYYIVKFFRTTGTDGWIALGGILLSMTGSEAMFADLGHFTSASVRLAFITIIYPCLILQYMGQAAFLSKNMLHMRTSFYDSIPGPVFWPVFVVATLAAVVGSQAVISATFSIVKQCHALGCFPRVKIVHTSRWIYGQIYIPEINWILMVLCVAVTVAFGDTTLIGNAYGIACMTVMLITTFFMAFIIIFVWQKNIIFALLFLLFFGSIETVYLSSSLMKVHQGGWVPLVLAFIFMSVMFIWHYGTKRKYQFDLQNKVSMRSILSLGPNLGIVRVPGIGLIYTELVTGVPAIFTHFVTNLPAFHEVLVFLCVKSVPVPYVQPDERYLVGRIGPRAYRMYRCIVRYGYKDVQRDDENFENMLVMSIARFIMMEAEDVSSSASYDIANEGRMAVIRTTDDAGTPLGMRDLGGLAESISTTRSSKSESLRSLQSSYEQESPSANRRRRVRFELPNEDAMDQQVKDELLALVEAKHAGVAYIMGHSYIKARRSSNFLKKFAVDVGYSFLRKNCRGPSVSLHIPHISLIEVGMIYYV; encoded by the exons ATGGACGCCGAGGCcggcgccgtcgccgccgcccaggAGCTTCCG TGGAGGCAGCACTACAGGAATCTACTGCTGCTAGCATACCAGAGCTTCGGTGTTGTTTATGGGGACCTAAGCACATCGCCTCTGTATGTGTACAAAAGTACATTCTCAGGAAGGCTCGGGCAGTACCAAGATGAACAGACAGTATATGGTGTACTTTCCCTGATATTTTGGACCTTCACACTTGTTCCTTTGCTCAAGTATGTCATTATTGTGTTGAGCGCTGATGACAATGGCGAAG GTGGACCATTTGCTCTGTATTCGCTCCTCTGCAGGCATGCAAAGCTTAGCTTGCTTCCGAATCAACAAGCAGCGGATGAGGAGTTATCTACATACTACAGAGATGGCTTCGCAGCTCAGCATGGATCTTCACCCTGGCTAAGAAGGTTCCTAGAGAAGCACAAAACTGTCAAAACTGGACTTCTTGTTGTAGTTCTCTGTGCTGCTAGCATGGTGATCGGTGATGGTGTCCTTACTCCAGCAATCTCAG TCCTGTCATCTATGTCTGGGCTGCAAGTTCGAGCTACTGGTTTACAGGAAC GTTctgtggtgctactttcatgcattgtATTGGTTGGTTTATTTTCCTTGCAACACCGAGGTACTCACAAGGTAGCATTCATGTTCGCACCAATTGTCATCATCTGGCTCCTTTGCATTGGTGGAATTGGATTGTACAACATAGTTCATTGGAACCCAAAGATATACCAAGCAATCTCTCCATATTACATTGTTAAGTTCTTTAGGACAACCGGTACAGATGGCTGGATTGCTCTAGGAGGAATACTACTTTCTATGACAG GCAGTGAAGCTATGTTTGCTGACCTCGGTCATTTTACAAGTGCATCTGTCAGG CTAGCTTTTATTACCATCATATATCCATGTCTTATATTGCAATATATGGGCCAAGCAGCATTTTTATCAAAGAACATGTTACACATGCGCACAAGTTTTTATGACTCCATCCCAG GACCTGTATTTTGGCCTGTATTTGTGGTAGCCACTCTTGCTGCAGTTGTTGGAAGCCAGGCTGTCATCTCAGCAACATTCTCTATTGTAAAGCAATGCCATGCTTTGGGATGTTTCCCACGAGTGAAGATTGTCCACACATCGAGGTGGATCTATGGGCAGATATACATTCCTGAAATAAATTGGATCCTTATGGTGCTATGTGTAGCTGTCACAGTTGCATTCGGTGATACAACCCTTATCGGAAATGCCTATG GTATTGCTTGCATGACTGTTATGCTTATTACAACATTCTTTATGGCATTCATCATCATCTTTGTTTGGCAAAAGAACATAATATTTGCCTTGTTGTTTCTATTATTCTTCGGATCCATTGAAACCGTGTATCTTTCCTCATCCCTCATGAAGGTTCATCAGGGAGGATGGGTGCCTCTTGTGCTTGCTTTCATATTCATGTCTGTCATGTTCATTTGGCACTATGGAACAAAGAGGAAGTACCAGTTTGATCTTCAGAACAAAGTGTCAATGAGATCAATCCTTTCTCTTGGTCCAAACCTCGGCATAGTTCGGGTTCCGGGAATTGGACTGATTTACACAGAACTGGTGACTGGTGTGCCTGCCATCTTCACACATTTTGTCACTAATCTCCCTGCCTTTCATGAAGTCCTAGTGTTTCTTTGTGTTAAGTCAGTACCAGTGCCATATGTTCAACCAGATGAGCGATACCTTGTTGGTAGGATTGGACCTAGAGCGTATCGGATGTACCGGTGCATTGTCAGGTACGGTTACAAGGATGTGCAGAGAGATGATGAAAATTTTGAGAACATGTTAGTTATGAGCATTGCAAGGTTCATTATGatggaagctgaggatgtctcgtcTTCAGCAAGTTATGATATTGCTAACGAGGGAAGAATGGCTGTGATAAGAACCACCGATGATGCTGGCACCCCACTGGGCATGAGAGATCTGGGTGGTCTAGCTGAGTCCATTTCTACCACGAGGAGTAGCAAATCCGAGAGCCTTCGAAGCTTGCAGTCCTCTTATGAGCAGGAATCACCGAGTGCAAACCGGAGGCGTCGTGTTCGCTTCGAGCTGCCAAATGAGGACGCCATGGATCAGCAGGTGAAAGATGAGTTATTGGCACTCGTGGAGGCGAAACACGCAGGGGTTGCGTATATCATGGGCCATTCTTACATCAAAGCTAGGAGGAGCTCCAATTTCCTGAAGAAGTTTGCGGTCGATGTTGGCTACTCTTTCCTCCGGAAGAACTGCAGAGGCCCATCAGTCTCACTGCATATCCCTCATATTAGTCTGATAGAAGTTGGTATGATCTACTATGTGTAG